CGAAGACGCAACGCTTTGTTGAAGATCTTGATTTTCTGCAAAAACAGGGATTTAACACCATTAGTTTAAAACAATTTGATCAGGCGGTTTCCGGCAAACGAGATCAATTGCCGGATAATCCTGTGCTGATTACCTTTGACGACGGCTATGCAGATAATTACGAGCATGCGTTTCCAGAATTGCAAAAGAGGGGTATGACAGCTGCCTTCTTTATTATCAGCGATTTTGTCGGGCAAACGGAACGTGTTACTTGGCCGCAAATTCAGGAAATGAAAAAGTATGGTATGGGTATTGGCTCGCATACCTTAAGTCATCGTTTCCTCAATGAACTTCCAGAAAAAGAAGCTATTTTGGAAGTGGAAAAGTCCAAATTCCATATTGAAAATTGGCTGGGCTCTCCCGTGCGTTTCATCGCCTTTCCTGGAGGCTTTTATACGTCGCCTATTTTGGATGCGGTAAAACGCGCTGGTTACTGCGGCGCCTTTTCCGTGCATTACGGGCTTTATCAAGAAGGGGATGTTCCCTATACGATTAAACGCATACCGGTCTTTGCCAAGGATCAGCCGTTATGGTACATTTTGGCGAAACGAGGTCTGCTGCCGCAGATTCTGCCGGTTTAATGTTGAGTTTTCCACCCGCGGGCTTTTGGTCTCGGGTGGTTTTTTTATAAGGAGGGTATATGGACGAAAAAAATATGCAGCGGCTGCTGGCGGCGGCATCTGGACGAGAAGACGCGGATGTCGTTTTAAAGAGTGCGCAAGTTTTCAATGTATTTACCGGTGAGTTTGAAGCTGGCGACGTAGCTCTTTGCGGTGCGTATATTGCCGGTGTTGGAAAGTATAAGGGCAAACGGGAGATCGACTTGGCTGGAAGGTATGTTACCCCTGGTTTTATTGACGGGCATATGCACTTGGAAAGCTCGATGGTGACACCAGGCGAGTTTGCCAGGGCGGTAGTGCCTCAAGGGACGACGGCAGTTGTTGCGGATCCTCACGAAATCGCCAATGTGAGCGGCTTGGCGGGTATTGAATACTTACTGGCGGCTTCAGAGGGATTGCCTTGCAGTGTTTATGTAATGCTACCGTCTTGCGTGCCGGCGACGCACTTGGAGACAGCGGGGGCGAGGCTGGAAGCGGAGGACCTGGCCACGTTGGCCAAGCATCCGCGGGTACTGGGGCTGGGGGAAGTGATGAACTATCCGGCAGTGGTGCAAGGCGAAGAGTCTATGCTGCGCAAACTGCGGCTTTTCGAAGGCAGACCCGTGGACGGACATGCGCCCGGCTTAAGCGGTTTGGCGCTCAATGCCTATGCGGCGGCAGGCATCCATTCGGATCATGAGTGCGCTACAGCGGAGGAAGGCAAAGCTCGTTTGGCTCGTGGGCTGCATTTAATGTTGCGTGAAGGCTCGGCAGCGCATAATTTACTGGATTTATTGCCGGCAGTGAACGCGCAGACGCTATCGCGCTGTCTTTTTGTTACGGATGATCGGCATCCGGCGGATTTGCTCCAGCAGGGTCATGTCAATCATTTGGTGCGCCTAGCGGTGGAGGCGGGAATTAAACCTGCCTGGGCTTTGCAAATGGCGTCGTGGAATGTGGCGCAATATTTTCGTCTGCCCCGCCTTGGGGCGGTGGCTCCAGGGTACCAGGCGGATTTGCTGGTTTTCGAAGATCTCGTTTCCTGGCGGCCTGCGCAGGTGTGGAAACAAGGGCGGATGGCGGCGGAAAAAGGAAAGCCTTTGTTTACCGCAGTTCAGACAGAGGCTGCGGCGGTGCGGCAAACAGTGCGGTTGGCGTCGCTGGAGTCGGCAAATTTGCAGGTGCCAGCGTACGGGAAAAAAGCTCGGGTCATTGACTTAGTGCCGGGGCAAATTGTAACCGGAGGCAGTGAAGTGGCTCTTCCGGTAAAAGAGGGCTGTTTTACGGCCGATACTGCGCAAGATGTGGTGAGGCTTTCTGTATGGGAACGGCATCAGGGCAGTGGTCGTATTGGCTCGGGCTTTCTGCGCGGTTTAGGGCTTCGCAAGGGGGCGCTGGCATCGACGGTGGCTCATGATTCGCACAACTTGATTGTGACGGGCGTTAGCGAAAGGGATATGCTGGTCGCAGCTCGGGAAGTGCAGCGCTTGGGCGGCGGCTTAGCGGCTGTAGCGGACGGAGAGGTAGTGGCCTCTTTGGCTTTGCCCTTGGGGGGCTTGCTGTCGGAGCAGCCGTTAGAGGAAGTACAACGGCAGTTGGAGACGCTGCACGAGGCGGCTCGTTCGCTAGGAGTAAAGCAGGAGCATGATCCCTTTATGACCCTCGCGTTCTTGAGCCTGCCTGTGATTCCCCGTTGGAAGTTAACTGATCTAGGATTGGTTGATGTAGATCGTTTTCAAATTGTGCCTGTTTCTCTTACGGCTGCGGAGTAAGTATTCCATATTCTTTTTGAGCTCCTGCTTTATTTGTAAAAATAAAGCAGGAGCTTTTTTGTTATAACTGGAATAGTATGAAGAAATTATAGTATGAGAAAATCGATGAGAAACAAGCACAACGGTCCAGCATTTTGCGGCGGGAGTTGATGGTGTTATGTGGAATCGAATTTCGTATCGTAATAAATTGTTGCTATGGGTCATGCCGGTGCTGCTTCTGGGTTTAGTCGGCTTGGCCTCTGGCGCCTATTGGTACAATCACAAAGTGGTGGAAGAAAAACTGACTCAAAGTATGCTGGCGACAGCGGAAAAAGCGGCCGCTGGTCTTGAGTTGTGGTGTCGCACGTTGGTCGTGGAACCGGAGACCATTGCAGCGACGCCTGCAGCGAAAGCAATTAATGAAAGTTTTGCACGAATTGATGCGCAGAACTTGAATCGAAAGAAATTTTTACAAGCCCACTACCCAGATTTGTTTTTGGATATTTACGCGGCGAATCGGGAAGGCATATACCACTCCTTGTATTTAGAAGGGACTGAAGGGCGTATCTATGTCGGCAATGTTTGGAGTCGAGAGTATTTTCAGTCCATTATGGCAGGCGGCGGGACGCAGTTAACACCGCCGCTGCTTTCAAGGACGACAGGGAAACCAACTATCTTTGCGGTTGCGCCTATTTTGGATGAGAATGACAAGCCCCAAGGCTTGGTGGGAGCCGGAATCTCATTGGATTATGTAGAAAAAATGGCGCAAAGCATGCGCGTTGGTGAAACCGGCTATGGAATTATTGTCGCGAAAGACGGCACCTTTCTTTATCATCCGCGCCGTGATTTTATCATGGCTAAGCGTATTAGCGAATTCCCTGATGAAACGATTCAAGAGCTGGGACGGCGGATGCTAAGCGGCGGTTCCGGCGTATATCGTTATGAGTTTGAAGGACAGAAAAAGGTCGCTTTTTACGCGGCTGTACCCTTTGCCGGCTGGTCGGTGGCGACTACTATTGAAGAAGCGGAGCTGCTGGCGCCGCTACGGCAGATGCTGCAATTTTTATTGGGCATTACGACGTTGCTATTGGGCGTTGTGGCTCTTATTTTGTGGCTGGCAGCTGGGCGCTTGACGCAGCCGTTGCGGCAGTTGGACCAACAGGCTCGGCGTATTGGCGAAGGAGATTTGGAGACGCCTTTGCTGCGACTGGATTCGGAAGATGAAGTGGGGCGTTTAGCTGCAGCTTTTCGTTATATGGTGGATATGCTGCGGCAGATGATGCGGGAATTAGAGCTAAAAAATCAAGACCTAGCAGAGGCGCGCAATCGTTTAGAGCAGAAGGTTGCGGAAAAGACGCAGGACCTCATGGCTTCCAATGAAGAATTGACGGCCATGAATGAGGCGCAGGAAGATGCTAATAGCCGCTTGGAAGAGGAAGTGGAAATGCGGCGTCAGACCAGCGAACGACTGCAATTGCGAGAACGGCAATATTTGGCGGCGATGGATTTAGTGACGCGTCCTGTCAGCGAAAGCAGTCAGTGTTTGGAGATCATTTTGCGCAATGCCTTAGAATTGGTTGAAGCGCCAAGCGGTTATATCGGCCTTTATGACGCCAATGCGCAGGAATTTGTGCTGCATCATGCCAAAGGCCTGCATGCTCAGCGAATTCAAAAAGCCTTTCCCATGGGAATTGGCATGCAAGGACAGGTCTA
This sequence is a window from Anaeromusa acidaminophila DSM 3853. Protein-coding genes within it:
- the ade gene encoding adenine deaminase encodes the protein MDEKNMQRLLAAASGREDADVVLKSAQVFNVFTGEFEAGDVALCGAYIAGVGKYKGKREIDLAGRYVTPGFIDGHMHLESSMVTPGEFARAVVPQGTTAVVADPHEIANVSGLAGIEYLLAASEGLPCSVYVMLPSCVPATHLETAGARLEAEDLATLAKHPRVLGLGEVMNYPAVVQGEESMLRKLRLFEGRPVDGHAPGLSGLALNAYAAAGIHSDHECATAEEGKARLARGLHLMLREGSAAHNLLDLLPAVNAQTLSRCLFVTDDRHPADLLQQGHVNHLVRLAVEAGIKPAWALQMASWNVAQYFRLPRLGAVAPGYQADLLVFEDLVSWRPAQVWKQGRMAAEKGKPLFTAVQTEAAAVRQTVRLASLESANLQVPAYGKKARVIDLVPGQIVTGGSEVALPVKEGCFTADTAQDVVRLSVWERHQGSGRIGSGFLRGLGLRKGALASTVAHDSHNLIVTGVSERDMLVAAREVQRLGGGLAAVADGEVVASLALPLGGLLSEQPLEEVQRQLETLHEAARSLGVKQEHDPFMTLAFLSLPVIPRWKLTDLGLVDVDRFQIVPVSLTAAE
- a CDS encoding bifunctional diguanylate cyclase/phosphodiesterase, whose product is MWNRISYRNKLLLWVMPVLLLGLVGLASGAYWYNHKVVEEKLTQSMLATAEKAAAGLELWCRTLVVEPETIAATPAAKAINESFARIDAQNLNRKKFLQAHYPDLFLDIYAANREGIYHSLYLEGTEGRIYVGNVWSREYFQSIMAGGGTQLTPPLLSRTTGKPTIFAVAPILDENDKPQGLVGAGISLDYVEKMAQSMRVGETGYGIIVAKDGTFLYHPRRDFIMAKRISEFPDETIQELGRRMLSGGSGVYRYEFEGQKKVAFYAAVPFAGWSVATTIEEAELLAPLRQMLQFLLGITTLLLGVVALILWLAAGRLTQPLRQLDQQARRIGEGDLETPLLRLDSEDEVGRLAAAFRYMVDMLRQMMRELELKNQDLAEARNRLEQKVAEKTQDLMASNEELTAMNEAQEDANSRLEEEVEMRRQTSERLQLRERQYLAAMDLVTRPVSESSQCLEIILRNALELVEAPSGYIGLYDANAQEFVLHHAKGLHAQRIQKAFPMGIGMQGQVYASGELLYVEDYRVYPKRISDMYLSNMTNIIMLPLKNGSGVCGVFAASWEDEVHHIQEEDVETLRQFADLASVLLERVQAQEVIRHMAFHDSLTGLPNRAGLQEKLREELILNNEGKKGALFFIDMDDLKAINDNFGHSSGDHVIITAGNILCRVLGKEAFVSRLGGDEFIALVPGLGRSEAGSVAEQVIRELGCEYAVAGRKVHLSASLGVVLYPEDGETAEELLKRSDSAMYAAKRAGRNCWRFYETALSDEAYERMALTNSLRRALENKELFLQYQPQLDLVSGRVSGFEALLRWRSEEHGFVSPAKFIPIAEECGLILPIGAWVLGEAARFAKRLEARGFGAVHVAVNISPKQLLAADFVEQVQEALAREEVAMEQIVLEVTEGIMIESMEESIGKLWELRKMGLLLALDDFGTGYSSLTYLKHLPINILKMDKSFINVEEMEGTQEEMIASIISLGHTLGMVLVAEGVETEVQKEVLKRRGCDCLQGYIFSRPVDAEEALKFLM
- a CDS encoding polysaccharide deacetylase family protein, translated to MLSRRRFLQMCGVSLAAMAVGVPVVAAAGSIPVLLYHRIGDSDDKITAKTQRFVEDLDFLQKQGFNTISLKQFDQAVSGKRDQLPDNPVLITFDDGYADNYEHAFPELQKRGMTAAFFIISDFVGQTERVTWPQIQEMKKYGMGIGSHTLSHRFLNELPEKEAILEVEKSKFHIENWLGSPVRFIAFPGGFYTSPILDAVKRAGYCGAFSVHYGLYQEGDVPYTIKRIPVFAKDQPLWYILAKRGLLPQILPV